GTTTCTCTGACAGCTCAGTCCTGGGGGGTGGGATCCTGCATGTTTGTGAAGCCCCTTCACTTGAGATCTGGGTCACAGTATCAGCGCTGGTTGAATCGAGCCACTGGTAACTAGCTGTGCCACGCAGTCAGAAGCTCAGGTGTAACTAGAGCCTGAAAACCACTGCTGCCCCCCAGGACCAGAAATACGCCCTTCCAATAAACTGGAAATCTGCAACTGCTTTTATCATTGAttgatttttggtttgttttaaaagctgaAAGTGATTAAACAGGTCATGCAAAGCACACGATTATTCAAAGAAGGATCCACTCATTATTTTCCAGGACCCACCCTGAGAGCAGGTGTGGAAAGCAAAGCTACTGCTGCAGGACGCTGTCAATCCACTGGGTGTAGCGGGAGACCACCGTGTAGATGCCCGGCTTCTTGGGCTTGCCACACTTCTTGCTGCCGTTGGAGGTGATGCCCACCACCACCCCGCTGTGAATGAGGGGACCTCCGGAGTCGCCctggaacacaaacacagacgcaCAGCGCCGCGTCAGCTCCTCGCAGACCCACAGCACTGGCAGACCCCCCTATATCGGGAAACgaaacagacagactgacaacaGGGCCACACTCACATCGCAGGTGTCACTGATGTGTCCGGCCGCACACATCATGTTGTCGGTGAACTTGTCTCCATAGTAATCGTAGCGCTTGCACAGGGGGCTTCTCATGACCTTCACGGTGAGCTCCTGCAGGGCGTCCGGTCGGTTGCCCAGGTTGCTGGTGGAGCCCCAGCCAAGCACGGTGACCTCTGATCCGGCGGCCACATACCCGCCTCCACGCTGGTACGCCACCGGCTTCACTGCCGTCGTCGGGGAGGCAGAACCATCCAGCTGTGGAACACAAATGTCACAGTCATCAATACTGCAGTGGCAAGAAAACGCACCAGTGAAGTCCTGATAGGCAGGACTCTCACAATAAATGTGAACTTCCTGTTTTGGAGTTTTTTACTTCCCCTCATTCtgtccaaatcatgcttctgggaaagaaaatgttctgaaacatcagctttttgtgtgtttatttgaccTTTTATTGTACCATAATCATGCTCACGTTGCCGTTTCCTTCCTGGAGGCCTTCGTCAGTCCATTCACCTCGgcacttctctctccctccctcctttcctCACGTTCGTTACACAACATGTATATACCATACAACAGGCGAGTACACAACTGTGGACTGAGCTGTTCTGCCACAAATCACAACAAGCGACCAATGAGAAGGGGGCAATCTCATTCACTTGGTTAGTAGCTTCATGAACCCCATCAAAGACTGGTCCATATCTGTCAACATTTAACTTACTAGTTTGCTCCATTCAGCTACAACATTTCCTCTTCCCCCGCCTGAATTTCACATGCAATCGTAACAGTGACAGATACGGTGGCATAAACGGGCATTAATTTACCTTGAGCAGAATGATGTCATTGTCATAGTTGTCAAGGGAGAAATCAGGGTGAGGGTGGAGGGATGCGATGCCAAAAACCTGTTTGGTGTCCTCCGGCGTGGATAGAGAGTGAGCCCCAAGCACAACCTTGCCAGTCTTCTCTGACCTTGAACAAATACAATATGGGTTTATTGATTTTCATCAACTGCCTCCATAGTGTCGGCCGGGGAGAGTTATGTTCCATGTTCAGCCTTCATTTATTTCAATCTTGTGACAATGCAAACAGaaacaatatttaaagaaaccatatatttatatttgtgaacatctttaatattttaaagcaggCGGTCATGGGGGGATGTCGGTGGGTGATATTGGGCTGCAACTCACGGGTCGGTGAAGCAGTGCGCGGCACTCATGACCCACTTCTCGGCGATGAGGAAGCCCCCGCACTCGTGCTTGCCATTCTGCTGAATCGACACCATGAAGGGCCGAGAGTGCGGTGTCGCTTCCCAGCCTCCCATGATGCACCACCCTAGAAACAAACAGCCTCCCATGATGCACtcacccacaaacacacagcctcTCACCTACAATCTAATTAATGAATTaccatatacagctctggaaaaaattgagaccaccccaagttcagaaatcaatgttaagtggtctcttcattttttcagcTGTATATGGTAGTCATGCATTACTCAACATTTATTTCTACATTATCAACGTGTATTTAACTGTAGGCGTGGAGCGGAGCTTCACaatttaatcaaatataatcATTGTCTCAGAGCAAACAACCACAGCATGTGTGTCCTTCACCTCCATATGGAGTGTCTGTAACAGAAGATTGACACGTGTTTAATTAAGAGAATGCGTGTTTTTAATCTAATCTCAATAATTAATCAAGTAAATCACAGATTCTTACCCAACTGCACACAGAGTATCGCCACTATCCCCACCAGTGCGTTCTTGCACCCCTCCATGCTGCCGCTTGGTCTCAGTGCCGAGCAGTTTTGTGAGGAACGCAGCTGTAGAAGTCAGGGGCAACGGAGGGGGCTGAACACTTTATACCCGGGAGGAAAGGAAGCAAGATCAGCCAACTCAGCAACATATCCTGTGGTTTTGCAACAACTGGGAAACTGGACTGCAGAGTGTGGAGCTTTGTGTTCAAACACAGTTAACTAAAGGGTGTTCAGCTCAATGGTGAGGGTTTTGCAGGTTGACCAGCCTGAAGTTACCTTTCATTGCTGTGAAAGTTTAAAACATGTAGCTTGAGCTTCGATTGACTCATTACCATCTCAAATCTATCTGTACATGAAATGAGCTGGAAAGAACACAGATGGGGGTCACGGAAATTTGCAGCGTGCAGCGTACAACACTAACTCTAGTTGTGTAGAATGACAAGCAGTGCATTAACACCAGTGCTGCTTTGGTTATGTGCTTTATTAGCTGCTCAAAAACACAGAGAGCAAAATCATTTGTATATTTACAAAGGTAAACTGAACatggaaaacaggaaacaattCTTAAAAACACATTGAGAAACCCATAGGTACTGCAAATTAAACCAGTATGCAAAATATATCTTGGCATTAACTACAcgcaatataaaaaaaactatagaATGTGTCCTTCAAATAAATCAGAAGGACAATGTTGCCATCCTGTGGCGATGGTGTGAACTGCAGCTCATTTCACACACTGCTATATACACAGAttaaccataacattatgaccacctgcctaatattgtgtaggtccctcttttgccaccaaaacagccctgacccgtcgaggcatggactccactagacctctgaaggtgtgctgtggtatctggcaccaagacgttagcagcagatcctttaagtcctgtaagttgcgaggtggggcctccatggatcggactcgtttgtccagcacatcccacagatgctcgattggattgagatctggggaatttggaggccaagtcaacaccttgaactcgtgattcatcagaccaggccaccttcctccatcgctccgtggtccagttctgatgctcacgtcagcatgggcaccccgactggtctgcggctacgcagccccatacgcaacaaactgcgatgcactgtgtgttctgacacctttctgtcagaaccagcattcacttattcagcaatttgagctacagtagctcgtctgttggatcggaccacacgggccagccttcgctcccctaCACTACAGTCTATTTTTATTGAGCATTTTAATAAGGATAACAATTCAATATTCTTGAGATGCTGTGGGTTGATGTTCTGAGTTGAACCTGGTTTCTCGTTGTTCCTCCTTAGCAGTAGGTGGCTTCTTGGGCTTGCCATTCTTCCTGTCACTGCTGGAGGTGATGCCCACCACCACCCTGCTGTGAATGAGGGGACCCCCGGAGTTGCCCTGGAACACAAACGTCAGCACAAAGAGCCAGAACCAGGCTGTCCCAATCTGGTCCCAATTGAACCACAGGCTCCGGAGTCTTGTGGCATAAAACTCCAGTCAGTGCACCCGGCGTGAGGGTGCTGTACAACATCTTAACGCCTGGATGTGATCGCTGGTGTGTCGGCAGCGGCCCTGGGAGGGCACTACGAGTCGGTGCACACCTCGGTAGATCTGTCCATCTCTATTCCAGAGGCCCCATCCCCCAGGATTTACAGGGGTCTCCCATCAGGGGTGAAGCAGTGCACGGCGTCATCACCCACTGCATGGCCACCAGGAAGCCCCCGCAGAAGTGAGTGCCGTTCTTCTGGATGGATGCCATGTAGGGCCGGGAATGTGGGAGCACAGCTCTCCCACCGATGATCAGGGCGCCGTTTGCTAGAAATACACAAGAACACAATCAGCCAGATCACAGAGTCAGGATGGGAAGATCCAGCCCTGAGCAGGAGATGGTGCAGAGTGCTGTGCTCAGGGAGATTGCAATTGACAGATGCCCCCAAAATACTGTTAATGCTGgaactacattttaattaaaccaaaaaacatGTTGAAAACCAGTGTGTTAAAGTCTACACAATCGTTTGTGTTAGGCTATTAATACAAGTGGTTCAGAAATACTGTGAACACACTGGTTAGGATTTCGCTATAAGTTATTGATAACCAACATTGTTCCCATGTTAACACaatcagttttgttttcaaatagaGATTGTATAGGATGCATTTTGGCCGTATCCCAATACAACTTGTTTGTCCCATAGGACACATTTTGTCCCCTACAACACTTTCATCTTCAACGTGACACGTTTTGCTCATTTCCCTCCTGCCTGAAACTGCTTGGCTGTCCTCACTTTGCCAATTGGCTTCTGTGGCGCCACCTAGTGGACGTGAACACGCACTCCTTCCTAAAACTTGTGACACCACCTCTCCACTAGGGCAGCGCTGACACACAGTGCCCTGTCTTGTTTTCCTCCCAGGTATTTGCCGATCATGTTCGAAGCTCTGgtccattaaaaatacatttcttatgCAAAAAACAATAGTGTACGCCGTGCCATAATCTAAAACTCGAAGTGCATCTGTTGAAATTGGTTGTGTCTTTTCATAAAATTGCATCTGGAACCGAGCCCACATTGGCATGCAGACAGGAGctctttacattttattctcgTATTGTAAAACACCTTGCACACCTAGATCATATATTGCAGAGTCACAAATGACAGATGTAggcatttaaatgcattgtaGTATACCGATTCTTTGGCTATAGGAAGGCACAAGGAATTAGATTGCGCCCTTATTTTCTAGAAATGCATCAAATTCTTTTAATTACAATGATCCGTTAAATATGAAGGAAaccgtacccagctactttaaattaaatacatgtatagccTATATGTAAGCCCGCTGCACAGCAGTCACACAGACCAGCTGTAATCAATTAATCAACACCTTCTTCCGACTACGCCAGTCAGGCGATGCTGACGATTAATACTTGAGATATTCAATCTGATCCTATTAAGCTAAAccacagatttattttctataGGACTTAACTGGAACTGGGATATAGACCAAACAGACACCGGCACCCAGCATAAAAagttaaagtattttattttacagaaaggAATTCGTAATAAAATCAgcagcacattaacacacaatTGGGAAACCGTGTAAAAAGTCACAAATACTATAGATACACTGGAATATTGCACTTAACCCGAAATAATTCATAGTGAAGAGAACAATAATTGTatatcacaataaataaatcacatcaTTATAAGCATAATTTCCCATTACAAACTCTTCCCAAGAAACTGCCATTTGAATTCTTATTTAATGCCAGTTAAATAGCTATATGCTAAATAAAAACCCATCCACATAATCCCATCAATCCAATATACATTGACAGTCAGAAACCCAGCCCACAACGAGGTTTACGTTATTTATCTCCAACCCAACCCCC
This sequence is a window from Amia ocellicauda isolate fAmiCal2 chromosome 22, fAmiCal2.hap1, whole genome shotgun sequence. Protein-coding genes within it:
- the cfd gene encoding complement factor D produces the protein MEGCKNALVGIVAILCVQLGWCIMGGWEATPHSRPFMVSIQQNGKHECGGFLIAEKWVMSAAHCFTDPSEKTGKVVLGAHSLSTPEDTKQVFGIASLHPHPDFSLDNYDNDIILLKLDGSASPTTAVKPVAYQRGGGYVAAGSEVTVLGWGSTSNLGNRPDALQELTVKVMRSPLCKRYDYYGDKFTDNMMCAAGHISDTCDGDSGGPLIHSGVVVGITSNGSKKCGKPKKPGIYTVVSRYTQWIDSVLQQ